One Esox lucius isolate fEsoLuc1 chromosome 1, fEsoLuc1.pri, whole genome shotgun sequence genomic region harbors:
- the rtn2a gene encoding reticulon-2a isoform X4 — MDLIYWKDVERTGIVFTGLVVGLLSLFQLSIITVISTVCLAVMCFTVSVSLYYRFLHLLNMGDGVHPFQSYLDLDISFSGEQAENYMQKAIVTVISAADSLKNLFLVANLLDSLKLLALMYLVTYLGALCNGLTVFIIGVITLFSVPLFYKQHQEKVDSFFAGIQAKIDNVKDTLQRIAQGGGPPPDHTPGGAKPKTQ, encoded by the exons ATGGATCTGATCTACTGGAAGGACGTGGAGCGTACTGGCATTGTGTTCACCGGGCTGGTGGTGGGCCTGCTGTCCCTGTTCCAGCTCAGCATCATCACCGTCATCTCCACCGTCTGCCTGGCTGTCATGTGCTTCACCGTCTCGGTCAGCCTCTACTACAGATTCCTGCACCTGCTGAACATGGGAGATGGAGTGCACCCCTTTCA GTCATATCTAGATCTGGACATCAGTTTCAGTGGAGAGCAGGCTGAAAATTACATGCAAAAGGCCATTGTTACAGTCATCTCAGCTGCAGACTCACTCAAGAATCTCTTCCTGGTTGCAAACCTCTTGGACTCACTCAAG CTTCTGGCCCTGATGTACCTGGTCACCTACCTGGGGGCCCTGTGTAATGGTCTTACTGTTTTCATAATCG GTGTTATCACACTCTTCTCTGTTCCACTGTTCTACAAACAGCACCAG GAAAAAGTGGACAGCTTCTTTGCAGGAATTCAGGCCAAAATTGACAACGTCAAGGACAC TCTCCAGAGAATTGCCCAAGGCGGTGGTCCCCCACCTGACCACACACCAGGCGGTGCTAAGCCCAAAACACAGTGA
- the rtn2a gene encoding reticulon-2a isoform X3, with amino-acid sequence MANINVMDLIYWKDVERTGIVFTGLVVGLLSLFQLSIITVISTVCLAVMCFTVSVSLYYRFLHLLNMGDGVHPFQSYLDLDISFSGEQAENYMQKAIVTVISAADSLKNLFLVANLLDSLKLLALMYLVTYLGALCNGLTVFIIGVITLFSVPLFYKQHQEKVDSFFAGIQAKIDNVKDTLQRIAQGGGPPPDHTPGGAKPKTQ; translated from the exons ATGGCCAACATTAACG TGATGGATCTGATCTACTGGAAGGACGTGGAGCGTACTGGCATTGTGTTCACCGGGCTGGTGGTGGGCCTGCTGTCCCTGTTCCAGCTCAGCATCATCACCGTCATCTCCACCGTCTGCCTGGCTGTCATGTGCTTCACCGTCTCGGTCAGCCTCTACTACAGATTCCTGCACCTGCTGAACATGGGAGATGGAGTGCACCCCTTTCA GTCATATCTAGATCTGGACATCAGTTTCAGTGGAGAGCAGGCTGAAAATTACATGCAAAAGGCCATTGTTACAGTCATCTCAGCTGCAGACTCACTCAAGAATCTCTTCCTGGTTGCAAACCTCTTGGACTCACTCAAG CTTCTGGCCCTGATGTACCTGGTCACCTACCTGGGGGCCCTGTGTAATGGTCTTACTGTTTTCATAATCG GTGTTATCACACTCTTCTCTGTTCCACTGTTCTACAAACAGCACCAG GAAAAAGTGGACAGCTTCTTTGCAGGAATTCAGGCCAAAATTGACAACGTCAAGGACAC TCTCCAGAGAATTGCCCAAGGCGGTGGTCCCCCACCTGACCACACACCAGGCGGTGCTAAGCCCAAAACACAGTGA
- the rtn2a gene encoding reticulon-2a isoform X2 — MAPAVPLWSMGQVLGFSHCKEYGSVSSTPDSTPPCTDGGNEESELYDLQTAREWSDQDDGGPEDDDGAASSPSIWGTPRQNSFELTFSYIAIAEAEVGGVSRHHRDPLTGSRRRVGARAGRSLLSRTDTAETLLPLDSPDEEWETHALLGPDEEERNLGRQTQMGRDQDEEEVHTLTESVQAREEENREREERVEREIHRPAEIVLPFITETETQERTTGPMGREEESLEPRLGSPSASQQAGSMPAKLESPVTMETPVKLLTAVLPSGSLTDDVSPLSPSSISPSTQEELASKQWSSAVDPSEGPTICTHITVMDLIYWKDVERTGIVFTGLVVGLLSLFQLSIITVISTVCLAVMCFTVSVSLYYRFLHLLNMGDGVHPFQSYLDLDISFSGEQAENYMQKAIVTVISAADSLKNLFLVANLLDSLKLLALMYLVTYLGALCNGLTVFIIGVITLFSVPLFYKQHQEKVDSFFAGIQAKIDNVKDTLQRIAQGGGPPPDHTPGGAKPKTQ; from the exons ATGGCCCCAGCGGTGCCTTTATGGAGCATGGGCCAGGTTCTAGGATTCTCCCACTGCA AGGAATATGGTTCCGTGTCAtccacacctgattcaacaccTCCCTGTACCGACG GTGGGAATGAGGAGTCTGAACTGTACGACCTGCAGACAGCCAGGGAGTGGTCGGACCAAGACGACGGGGGTCCAGAGGATGATGATGGCGCAGCTTCATCCCCCTCTATTTGGGGTACCCCACGACAGAATTCCTTTGAGCTTACGTTCTCCTACATCGCCATAGCCGAGGCAGAGGTGGGCGGGGTCTCACGACACCATCGTGACCCGTTAACCGGGAGCCGGCGCAGGGTCGGAGCCAGGGCGGGCCGAAGCCTACTGAGCCGCACGGACACAGCAGAAACCCTTCTCCCTCTGGACTCCCCTGACGAGGAGTGGGAGACACACGCCCTCCTCGGCCCagacgaggaggagaggaaCCTCGGCAGACAAACTCAGATGGGCCGGGAccaggatgaggaggaggtcCACACACTGACTGAGTCGGTccaggccagagaggaggagaacagggagagggaagagagggtggagagggagatCCACCGACCGGCGGAGATAGTCCTGCCATTTATCACAGAGACTGAGACTCAGGAGAGGACCACGGGTCCCatgggaagagaggaggaatcCCTGGAGCCCAGGCTCGGCAGCCCCTCAGCCAGCCAGCAGG CAGGATCAATGCCTGCTAAGCTTGAGTCCCCCGTCACCATGGAAACCCCAGTCAAACTGCTCACTGCTGTGCTACCAAGCGGCAGTCTCACAGATGACGTGTCGCCACTGTCCCCCTCCTCCATTTCCCCGAGCACTCAGGAAGAGCTTGCCAGCAAGCAGTGGTCTTCAGCTGTCGACCCGTCAGAAGGCCCAACTATATGCACCCACATCACAG TGATGGATCTGATCTACTGGAAGGACGTGGAGCGTACTGGCATTGTGTTCACCGGGCTGGTGGTGGGCCTGCTGTCCCTGTTCCAGCTCAGCATCATCACCGTCATCTCCACCGTCTGCCTGGCTGTCATGTGCTTCACCGTCTCGGTCAGCCTCTACTACAGATTCCTGCACCTGCTGAACATGGGAGATGGAGTGCACCCCTTTCA GTCATATCTAGATCTGGACATCAGTTTCAGTGGAGAGCAGGCTGAAAATTACATGCAAAAGGCCATTGTTACAGTCATCTCAGCTGCAGACTCACTCAAGAATCTCTTCCTGGTTGCAAACCTCTTGGACTCACTCAAG CTTCTGGCCCTGATGTACCTGGTCACCTACCTGGGGGCCCTGTGTAATGGTCTTACTGTTTTCATAATCG GTGTTATCACACTCTTCTCTGTTCCACTGTTCTACAAACAGCACCAG GAAAAAGTGGACAGCTTCTTTGCAGGAATTCAGGCCAAAATTGACAACGTCAAGGACAC TCTCCAGAGAATTGCCCAAGGCGGTGGTCCCCCACCTGACCACACACCAGGCGGTGCTAAGCCCAAAACACAGTGA
- the rtn2a gene encoding reticulon-2a isoform X1: MAPAVPLWSMGQVLGFSHCKEYGSVSSTPDSTPPCTDGGNEESELYDLQTAREWSDQDDGGPEDDDGAASSPSIWGTPRQNSFELTFSYIAIAEAEVGGVSRHHRDPLTGSRRRVGARAGRSLLSRTDTAETLLPLDSPDEEWETHALLGPDEEERNLGRQTQMGRDQDEEEVHTLTESVQAREEENREREERVEREIHRPAEIVLPFITETETQERTTGPMGREEESLEPRLGSPSASQQGSMPAKLESPVTMETPVKLLTAVLPSGSLTDDVSPLSPSSISPSTQEELASKQWSSAVDPSEGPTICTHITVMDLIYWKDVERTGIVFTGLVVGLLSLFQLSIITVISTVCLAVMCFTVSVSLYYRFLHLLNMGDGVHPFQSYLDLDISFSGEQAENYMQKAIVTVISAADSLKNLFLVANLLDSLKLLALMYLVTYLGALCNGLTVFIIGVITLFSVPLFYKQHQEKVDSFFAGIQAKIDNVKDTLQRIAQGGGPPPDHTPGGAKPKTQ, encoded by the exons ATGGCCCCAGCGGTGCCTTTATGGAGCATGGGCCAGGTTCTAGGATTCTCCCACTGCA AGGAATATGGTTCCGTGTCAtccacacctgattcaacaccTCCCTGTACCGACG GTGGGAATGAGGAGTCTGAACTGTACGACCTGCAGACAGCCAGGGAGTGGTCGGACCAAGACGACGGGGGTCCAGAGGATGATGATGGCGCAGCTTCATCCCCCTCTATTTGGGGTACCCCACGACAGAATTCCTTTGAGCTTACGTTCTCCTACATCGCCATAGCCGAGGCAGAGGTGGGCGGGGTCTCACGACACCATCGTGACCCGTTAACCGGGAGCCGGCGCAGGGTCGGAGCCAGGGCGGGCCGAAGCCTACTGAGCCGCACGGACACAGCAGAAACCCTTCTCCCTCTGGACTCCCCTGACGAGGAGTGGGAGACACACGCCCTCCTCGGCCCagacgaggaggagaggaaCCTCGGCAGACAAACTCAGATGGGCCGGGAccaggatgaggaggaggtcCACACACTGACTGAGTCGGTccaggccagagaggaggagaacagggagagggaagagagggtggagagggagatCCACCGACCGGCGGAGATAGTCCTGCCATTTATCACAGAGACTGAGACTCAGGAGAGGACCACGGGTCCCatgggaagagaggaggaatcCCTGGAGCCCAGGCTCGGCAGCCCCTCAGCCAGCCAGCAGG GATCAATGCCTGCTAAGCTTGAGTCCCCCGTCACCATGGAAACCCCAGTCAAACTGCTCACTGCTGTGCTACCAAGCGGCAGTCTCACAGATGACGTGTCGCCACTGTCCCCCTCCTCCATTTCCCCGAGCACTCAGGAAGAGCTTGCCAGCAAGCAGTGGTCTTCAGCTGTCGACCCGTCAGAAGGCCCAACTATATGCACCCACATCACAG TGATGGATCTGATCTACTGGAAGGACGTGGAGCGTACTGGCATTGTGTTCACCGGGCTGGTGGTGGGCCTGCTGTCCCTGTTCCAGCTCAGCATCATCACCGTCATCTCCACCGTCTGCCTGGCTGTCATGTGCTTCACCGTCTCGGTCAGCCTCTACTACAGATTCCTGCACCTGCTGAACATGGGAGATGGAGTGCACCCCTTTCA GTCATATCTAGATCTGGACATCAGTTTCAGTGGAGAGCAGGCTGAAAATTACATGCAAAAGGCCATTGTTACAGTCATCTCAGCTGCAGACTCACTCAAGAATCTCTTCCTGGTTGCAAACCTCTTGGACTCACTCAAG CTTCTGGCCCTGATGTACCTGGTCACCTACCTGGGGGCCCTGTGTAATGGTCTTACTGTTTTCATAATCG GTGTTATCACACTCTTCTCTGTTCCACTGTTCTACAAACAGCACCAG GAAAAAGTGGACAGCTTCTTTGCAGGAATTCAGGCCAAAATTGACAACGTCAAGGACAC TCTCCAGAGAATTGCCCAAGGCGGTGGTCCCCCACCTGACCACACACCAGGCGGTGCTAAGCCCAAAACACAGTGA